From Pseudomonas fluorescens, one genomic window encodes:
- the recB gene encoding exodeoxyribonuclease V subunit beta, which yields MTATLPLALAFPLRGSQLIEASAGTGKTFTISALYLRLVLGHGDASSGFGRELLPPQILVVTFTDAATKELRERIRTRLAEAARYFRDETPAPDSLIADLRDEYEAQHWPGCANRLDIAAQWMDEAAVSTIHSWCQRMLREHAFDSGSLFTQSLETDHSDLLGEVVRDYWRLYCYPMQGDALNWVRSHWGGPAALLSRVRGLFDSERDGVAGRDPAELIDECLQQRREALISLKAPWIDWAQELRAICLQGIADKAVDGRKMQARYCEPWFEKISAWAADESLEELDIGTGFTRLTPDGMAEAWKGPAPDHPGLEAMVGLKARLDALPTPDAAVLKHAAQWIGARFEEEKRRRAEMGFDDMLLRLRAALQAEGGERLASLIREQFPVALIDEFQDTDPVQYRIFESIYRIEDNNPECGLFLIGDPKQAIYAFRGADIYTYLRARQATSGRLHTLGTNFRSSHGMVEAVNHVFHSAEVREQGRGAFLFREPDGVNPVPFAPVQSQGRKEVLQINGAVTPALNIWHLASEQALSGAVYRQQLAAACASEITALLNAGQQGQAGFVRDTQALKGLLPADIAILVRDGKEAQAVRSELSARGVRSVYLSDKDSVFAAQEAHDLLSWLKACAEPDVERPLRAALASITLNLSLVELERLNQDELAWESRVMQFREYRSLWRSQGVLPMLRRLLHDFRLPQALIARSDGERVLTNLLHLSELLQQAAAELDGEQALIRHLSEHLALSGQAGEEQILRLESDEQLVKVVTIHKSKGLEYPLVFLPFICSAKPVDGSRLPLHYHDEQGKAQVSLNPTPELIALADHERLAEDLRLLYVALTRAQHACWLGVADLKRGNSNSSVLHLSALGYVLGGGQVLAESAQLQRWLLDQQQGCAAVHQEPLPIATAERYQPPRNTAQLLAPLLPTRRAAENWWIASYSALRISDSLAPGSDEAPESPQAQKLFDDERLDPDAPREMLASGGDIHRFPRGPNPGTFLHGLLEWAGEERFSAEPKLIEDAIARRCNRRGWQGWITTLSDWLQHLVQLPLPVGYEQPPLVLGQLREYRVEMEFWFASHKVDVLKLDELVRQYTHAGVARAGAESVLLNGMFKGFIDLTFEHAGRYYVADYKSNWLGADDSAYSEQAMEQSILDHRYDLQYVLYLLALHRQLKARLADYDYDRHVGGALYLFLRGTRAASQGAYFARPPRELIERLDRMFQGQPEPRAEAAWVQGELL from the coding sequence ATGACCGCGACGCTACCCCTGGCCCTGGCGTTTCCGCTGCGTGGCAGCCAACTGATCGAAGCCAGTGCCGGCACCGGCAAAACCTTCACTATCTCTGCGCTGTACCTGCGTTTGGTGCTGGGTCATGGCGACGCCAGCAGCGGCTTTGGCCGTGAATTGCTGCCGCCACAGATCCTCGTGGTGACCTTCACTGACGCCGCCACCAAGGAACTGCGCGAGCGGATTCGCACCCGGCTGGCGGAGGCGGCGCGCTATTTTCGTGACGAGACGCCCGCCCCCGATAGCCTGATTGCCGACCTGCGCGACGAGTACGAAGCGCAGCACTGGCCTGGCTGCGCCAACCGGCTGGACATCGCCGCACAGTGGATGGATGAAGCCGCCGTTTCGACGATTCACAGTTGGTGCCAGCGTATGCTGCGCGAACATGCTTTCGACAGCGGCAGCCTGTTCACTCAATCGCTGGAGACCGATCACAGCGATTTGCTCGGCGAAGTGGTGCGTGATTACTGGCGCCTGTATTGCTACCCGATGCAGGGCGATGCGCTGAACTGGGTGCGCAGCCATTGGGGCGGCCCGGCTGCCTTATTGAGTCGCGTGCGCGGTTTGTTCGACAGTGAGCGCGACGGCGTCGCAGGACGCGACCCTGCGGAATTGATCGACGAATGCCTGCAGCAGCGCCGCGAGGCCCTGATCTCCTTGAAGGCGCCCTGGATCGACTGGGCCCAGGAGTTGCGCGCGATCTGCCTGCAAGGCATCGCTGACAAGGCCGTCGACGGACGCAAGATGCAAGCGCGCTACTGCGAGCCCTGGTTCGAGAAAATTAGCGCCTGGGCCGCAGATGAAAGCCTCGAAGAATTGGACATCGGGACGGGTTTCACCCGTCTGACCCCTGACGGCATGGCCGAGGCCTGGAAAGGTCCAGCCCCGGACCATCCGGGGCTGGAAGCGATGGTCGGACTCAAGGCGCGCCTCGATGCGCTGCCGACCCCCGACGCGGCGGTGCTCAAGCATGCCGCGCAGTGGATCGGCGCGCGCTTTGAGGAAGAGAAGCGCCGGCGTGCGGAAATGGGCTTTGACGACATGCTGCTGCGCCTGCGTGCGGCGTTGCAGGCCGAAGGCGGAGAGCGTCTGGCGAGCCTGATCCGCGAGCAGTTTCCGGTGGCGCTGATCGACGAGTTCCAGGACACCGACCCGGTGCAGTACCGAATCTTCGAGAGCATTTACCGTATCGAGGACAACAACCCCGAATGCGGGCTGTTCCTGATCGGCGATCCGAAGCAGGCGATCTACGCCTTTCGCGGTGCCGATATCTACACTTACCTGCGCGCCCGCCAGGCCACCAGCGGTCGACTGCACACCCTGGGAACCAACTTCCGTTCCAGCCACGGCATGGTCGAGGCGGTGAACCACGTGTTCCATAGCGCCGAAGTGCGTGAGCAGGGGCGTGGTGCGTTCCTGTTCCGCGAACCGGATGGCGTCAACCCGGTGCCCTTTGCCCCGGTGCAATCCCAGGGTCGCAAGGAGGTTCTGCAGATCAATGGCGCGGTCACACCGGCGCTGAACATCTGGCATCTGGCAAGTGAGCAAGCGCTGTCCGGCGCGGTCTATCGTCAACAACTGGCCGCGGCCTGTGCCAGTGAAATCACCGCGTTGCTCAACGCTGGTCAGCAGGGCCAAGCCGGTTTTGTCCGTGACACGCAAGCGCTCAAGGGCTTGCTGCCGGCAGACATCGCGATCCTGGTGCGCGACGGCAAGGAAGCTCAGGCGGTGCGCAGCGAGTTGTCGGCGCGTGGGGTGCGTAGTGTCTATCTGTCGGACAAGGATTCGGTGTTCGCCGCCCAGGAGGCCCATGACCTGCTGAGTTGGCTCAAGGCGTGCGCGGAGCCCGATGTCGAGCGACCATTACGCGCGGCCCTGGCGAGCATCACCTTGAACCTGTCGCTGGTTGAACTGGAACGCTTGAATCAGGACGAACTGGCCTGGGAATCCCGGGTCATGCAATTCCGTGAATATCGCAGCCTGTGGCGCAGCCAGGGTGTGCTGCCGATGTTGCGCCGCCTGCTGCATGACTTCCGCTTGCCCCAGGCACTGATCGCGCGCAGCGATGGCGAGCGGGTGCTGACCAACCTGTTGCACCTCTCGGAGCTGCTGCAACAGGCCGCCGCCGAACTGGATGGCGAACAGGCGCTGATCCGTCATTTGTCCGAGCACCTGGCGTTGTCCGGGCAAGCCGGTGAAGAGCAGATCCTGCGTCTGGAAAGTGACGAGCAATTGGTCAAGGTGGTGACTATCCACAAGTCCAAGGGCCTCGAATACCCACTGGTATTCCTGCCGTTCATTTGTTCGGCCAAGCCGGTGGATGGCAGTCGCCTGCCGCTGCATTACCACGATGAACAGGGCAAGGCTCAGGTCAGCCTGAACCCGACGCCTGAGCTGATTGCCCTGGCCGACCATGAGCGCCTCGCCGAAGACCTGCGCCTGCTCTACGTGGCCTTGACCCGCGCCCAGCATGCCTGCTGGCTGGGTGTCGCCGACCTCAAGCGCGGCAACAGCAACAGCTCGGTGCTGCACCTGTCGGCGTTGGGCTATGTGCTCGGCGGCGGCCAGGTGTTGGCCGAGTCGGCGCAGTTGCAGCGCTGGCTGCTGGACCAGCAGCAAGGCTGCGCCGCCGTGCACCAGGAGCCGCTGCCCATCGCCACGGCCGAGCGCTACCAGCCGCCGCGCAACACCGCGCAGTTGCTGGCGCCTTTGCTGCCGACACGGCGTGCTGCGGAAAACTGGTGGATTGCCTCCTATAGCGCACTGCGCATCAGCGACAGCCTGGCCCCGGGCAGTGACGAAGCACCGGAAAGCCCGCAGGCGCAGAAACTCTTCGATGACGAGCGACTCGACCCCGATGCGCCCCGTGAAATGCTTGCCAGCGGCGGCGATATCCACCGCTTTCCCCGGGGGCCGAACCCGGGAACCTTTCTTCACGGTCTACTGGAGTGGGCAGGTGAGGAGCGCTTCAGTGCCGAGCCGAAGCTGATCGAGGATGCGATTGCCCGGCGCTGCAACCGTCGCGGCTGGCAGGGCTGGATCACCACCCTGAGCGACTGGCTGCAGCACCTGGTCCAGCTACCGCTGCCGGTGGGTTACGAGCAACCGCCATTGGTGCTGGGGCAGTTGCGCGAGTACCGGGTCGAGATGGAATTCTGGTTCGCCAGCCACAAGGTCGATGTGCTCAAGCTCGATGAACTGGTGCGCCAGTACACCCACGCCGGCGTTGCCCGGGCGGGGGCCGAGTCGGTGCTACTCAATGGCATGTTCAAGGGGTTTATCGACTTGACCTTCGAGCACGCCGGTCGCTATTACGTGGCCGACTACAAATCAAACTGGCTGGGCGCCGATGATTCGGCGTACAGCGAGCAGGCCATGGAGCAGTCGATCCTCGACCATCGCTACGACCTGCAGTACGTCTTGTACCTGCTGGCCCTGCATCGTCAACTCAAGGCGCGGCTGGCCGACTACGACTACGACCGCCACGTCGGCGGTGCCCTTTACCTGTTCCTGCGCGGCACGCGCGCGGCGAGCCAGGGCGCCTATTTCGCCCGTCCGCCACGTGAGCTGATCGAACGCCTGGACCGGATGTTCCAGGGCCAACCAGAGCCCCGGGCCGAAGCCGCCTGGGTGCAGGGTGAACTGCTATGA
- the recD gene encoding exodeoxyribonuclease V subunit alpha, which translates to MKRSFADLLPTPLTDDSLAQLAPLSSARDLLLLLERWVERGWLRALDKAFVGFLHERAPDGDPLVLLAAALTSHQLGHGHVCLDLFETLKEPDFALSLPPEGDAQAGAQLLPSQLLEALEGAHWCKVLASSPLVALAVDASAEAAQRPLILSGKRLYLRRYWAYERRIDDALRQRLSAAEPTPPDLAERLTGLFGAARAGAAIDWQKLACALATRGAFSIITGGPGTGKTTTVVRLLALLQGPAVEAGTPLRIRLAAPTGKAAARLTESISQQVRTLQVAAEVKDKIPSDVTTVHRLLGSRPGTRHFRHHAGNRLPLDVLVVDEASMIDLEMMANLLDALPTHARLVLLGDKDQLASVEAGAVLGDLCRDAEAGWYSPQTRAWLEAVSQESLADSGLQQDQDGSHPLAQQVVMLRHSRRFGEGSGIGQLARWVNQQQADEARKLLAARSHADLYSLALKGEQDRALERLLLDGHGEGPQGYRHYLSRLRSQRPSPQAAADDPCWVDWARDVLQAFDAFQLLCAVRKGPWGVEGLNQRITAALLKARLIDSDQQWYEGRPVLMTRNDYGLGLMNGDIGIALKLPERDAEQAGRQVLRVAFARNDGQGGVRFVLPSRLNDVETVYAMTVHKSQGSEFTHTALILPDALNPVLTKELIYTGITRAKDWFSLIEPRGGVFEEAVKRKVKRLSGLMLELH; encoded by the coding sequence ATGAAACGCTCCTTCGCTGACCTGTTACCCACGCCTTTGACCGACGACAGCCTGGCGCAACTGGCACCGCTGAGCAGCGCCCGGGATTTGTTGCTGCTGCTCGAACGCTGGGTCGAGCGCGGCTGGCTGCGGGCGCTGGACAAGGCCTTCGTCGGCTTCCTCCACGAGCGTGCCCCCGACGGCGATCCGCTGGTGCTGCTGGCGGCGGCGTTGACCAGCCACCAACTGGGCCACGGTCACGTCTGTCTTGATCTGTTCGAAACCCTCAAGGAGCCGGATTTCGCCCTGTCTCTGCCGCCGGAAGGCGATGCCCAGGCCGGCGCTCAGTTGCTGCCTTCGCAATTGCTCGAGGCGCTGGAAGGCGCGCACTGGTGCAAAGTCCTGGCGAGCAGCCCGCTGGTGGCGCTGGCCGTCGATGCCAGCGCCGAAGCCGCGCAACGGCCGCTGATCCTTTCCGGCAAGCGCCTGTACTTGCGGCGCTACTGGGCCTACGAACGACGCATCGATGATGCCTTGCGCCAGCGTCTCTCGGCCGCTGAGCCGACACCGCCTGACTTGGCCGAACGCCTCACCGGGCTGTTCGGCGCGGCGCGTGCCGGTGCGGCGATCGACTGGCAAAAGCTCGCCTGCGCCTTGGCCACCCGTGGTGCGTTCAGCATCATTACCGGCGGTCCGGGCACCGGCAAAACCACCACCGTGGTGCGTCTGCTGGCATTGCTCCAGGGGCCTGCCGTGGAAGCTGGCACGCCGTTGCGCATTCGCCTCGCCGCACCCACGGGCAAGGCTGCCGCACGCCTGACTGAGTCCATCAGCCAACAAGTGCGCACCCTTCAGGTCGCCGCCGAAGTCAAAGACAAGATCCCCAGCGACGTGACCACGGTTCACCGACTGTTGGGCAGCCGTCCCGGCACCCGGCATTTCCGCCATCACGCCGGCAATCGCCTGCCGCTGGATGTGCTGGTGGTCGACGAAGCGTCGATGATCGACCTGGAAATGATGGCCAATCTGCTCGACGCCTTGCCCACCCATGCGCGGCTGGTGCTGTTGGGCGATAAGGACCAGTTGGCCTCGGTGGAAGCCGGTGCCGTGCTTGGCGATCTGTGCCGCGATGCCGAAGCCGGCTGGTACAGCCCGCAGACCCGTGCCTGGCTGGAGGCAGTCAGCCAGGAGTCATTGGCCGACAGCGGCTTGCAGCAAGACCAGGACGGCAGTCACCCACTGGCCCAGCAAGTGGTGATGCTGCGTCACTCTCGGCGGTTTGGCGAAGGCAGCGGCATCGGCCAACTGGCGCGCTGGGTCAATCAGCAGCAGGCCGACGAAGCGCGCAAGTTGCTCGCCGCGCGCAGCCACGCCGATCTGTATTCGCTGGCGCTCAAGGGAGAACAGGACCGAGCGCTGGAGCGCCTGCTGTTGGACGGTCATGGCGAGGGGCCGCAAGGTTACCGGCATTACCTCAGTCGCCTGCGCAGCCAACGGCCATCGCCCCAGGCAGCGGCCGATGATCCGTGCTGGGTCGACTGGGCGCGGGATGTGCTGCAGGCCTTCGACGCATTCCAGTTGTTATGCGCGGTGCGCAAGGGCCCCTGGGGCGTCGAGGGGCTCAACCAGCGGATTACCGCAGCGCTGCTCAAAGCCCGGCTGATCGACAGCGATCAGCAATGGTACGAAGGCCGCCCGGTACTGATGACCCGCAACGACTACGGCCTGGGCCTGATGAATGGCGACATCGGCATCGCCCTCAAATTGCCCGAACGTGACGCTGAGCAAGCGGGGCGGCAGGTGCTGCGGGTGGCCTTCGCGCGCAACGATGGCCAGGGCGGCGTGCGCTTCGTCCTGCCAAGCCGGCTCAACGATGTGGAAACCGTGTACGCGATGACGGTGCACAAGTCCCAGGGTTCGGAATTTACTCACACCGCATTGATCCTCCCGGATGCGCTGAACCCGGTGCTGACCAAGGAGTTGATCTACACCGGCATCACCCGGGCCAAGGACTGGTTCAGCTTGATCGAGCCCCGTGGCGGCGTGTTCGAGGAGGCGGTCAAGCGCAAGGTCAAGCGTTTGAGCGGGCTGATGCTGGAGCTTCACTAA
- a CDS encoding YfiR family protein yields the protein MKLTVLMTACMVSCKRWLLAGILCLFSVAACADSSAPVSMAEQRALAVTQVVLGILSYARWPVEPAQLRLCVIGPTEYTDDLVKGTIQATGRPVVVRRFLTSHPAIATDCEAVYIGKLSQPERETLFASLSGRPVLSISEADDACTVGSLFCLRVSDAHVAFDVNLDSVARSGVRIHPSVLQLSRRKTAAP from the coding sequence ATGAAGCTGACTGTCTTGATGACAGCGTGCATGGTCAGCTGCAAGCGATGGCTGCTGGCAGGCATTCTCTGTTTGTTCAGCGTGGCGGCCTGCGCCGACTCGTCCGCTCCAGTGAGCATGGCCGAGCAGCGCGCGCTGGCGGTCACCCAAGTGGTACTCGGTATCCTCAGCTACGCCCGCTGGCCGGTAGAGCCTGCGCAACTGCGCCTGTGCGTGATCGGCCCCACCGAATACACCGACGACCTGGTCAAGGGCACGATTCAGGCCACCGGGCGTCCGGTAGTGGTGCGGCGTTTTCTCACCAGCCATCCGGCCATCGCCACCGACTGCGAGGCGGTGTACATCGGCAAACTTTCCCAGCCAGAGCGCGAAACGTTGTTCGCCTCCCTGAGCGGGCGTCCGGTGTTGAGCATCAGTGAAGCGGACGACGCCTGTACGGTCGGCAGCCTGTTCTGCCTGCGGGTCAGCGACGCCCATGTGGCGTTCGACGTCAATCTCGACTCGGTAGCGCGCAGCGGCGTGCGGATTCACCCGAGTGTCCTGCAACTCTCGCGTCGCAAAACGGCGGCGCCATGA